The proteins below are encoded in one region of Ephemeroptericola cinctiostellae:
- a CDS encoding helix-turn-helix transcriptional regulator, with the protein MNQITTESTTAPHTQSFKERLLNLKEVKHRTGLGKSTIYNMITNGTFPKQRAITERRVCWLESEIDKWIASKISKLNY; encoded by the coding sequence ATGAACCAAATCACCACCGAATCAACTACAGCACCACACACACAGTCATTCAAGGAGCGACTTTTAAACTTGAAAGAAGTTAAACACAGAACAGGATTGGGCAAATCTACTATTTATAACATGATTACAAACGGTACGTTCCCGAAGCAAAGGGCAATTACTGAACGGCGCGTGTGTTGGTTGGAAAGTGAGATTGACAAGTGGATTGCATCAAAAATTTCTAAGCTCAACTACTAA
- a CDS encoding sensor histidine kinase — protein sequence MRQLFFKIYLAVLLSLLVFAVASAVLWGQLRAQRDDEYLGRQQEVAAQLIQNTLPSASSSVADQQMALERIAHDLNVNIAIDDAQGERIARVGGRLPPFHPNEPDEFSNRHDKNNRSASPITRMRLNDGRVVTVRLLPPEDDGWAKWWAFAIGSVGLLLVVGLVAWPLSRRLTRRLEALHHSVTQWGKGDLSARAHVAGHDEVSMLASSFNQAAGRIEQLIQTNHLLLANASHELRTPLARMRMQLELLHIDEGDEKQCKRKLAIVKEIDEFDQMIDSILLGSRLDAQERLVHVEAVDMLGLVAEECAHYDGVSVEGDVGVMQGDAHLLRRLVRNLVENALRHGRAPVHVRVAFKDSEVYLDVVDGGDGFSGVDSERIFEPFYRGHAKSNSKGVGLGLSLVYKIVQHHGGHVAIMPTAQGGHVQVVLPSVHAA from the coding sequence ATGCGACAGTTGTTCTTTAAAATTTATTTGGCGGTGCTGCTCAGTCTACTTGTGTTTGCTGTGGCATCGGCCGTGTTGTGGGGGCAGTTGCGCGCACAACGTGACGATGAATATCTTGGCCGCCAACAAGAGGTGGCGGCACAATTGATTCAAAACACCTTGCCCAGTGCGAGCAGCTCGGTGGCGGATCAGCAAATGGCCTTGGAGCGCATTGCACATGATTTAAATGTGAACATTGCCATTGATGATGCACAAGGCGAACGCATTGCCCGTGTGGGCGGGCGCTTGCCGCCATTTCACCCCAACGAGCCCGATGAGTTCTCAAATCGGCATGATAAAAACAATCGGTCCGCTTCACCCATCACGCGCATGCGGTTGAACGATGGGCGTGTGGTGACGGTGCGCTTGCTGCCGCCAGAAGATGATGGTTGGGCTAAATGGTGGGCCTTTGCGATTGGTTCCGTGGGGTTGTTGTTGGTTGTGGGTTTGGTGGCGTGGCCATTGTCTCGCCGTCTGACTCGCCGTTTGGAGGCGTTGCATCACAGCGTGACACAATGGGGTAAAGGTGATTTGTCGGCGCGCGCACATGTGGCTGGTCACGATGAGGTGAGCATGCTCGCCAGCAGCTTTAATCAAGCCGCAGGTCGAATTGAGCAGTTGATCCAAACCAATCACCTGTTGCTTGCCAATGCCTCTCATGAGTTGCGCACGCCATTGGCACGGATGCGCATGCAATTGGAGTTGTTGCACATTGATGAGGGCGATGAAAAGCAATGCAAGCGAAAGCTGGCCATCGTCAAAGAAATCGACGAGTTTGACCAAATGATTGACAGTATTTTGCTCGGCAGTCGATTGGATGCGCAAGAGCGGTTGGTGCATGTGGAGGCTGTGGACATGCTCGGTTTAGTGGCAGAAGAGTGCGCCCATTACGATGGGGTGAGTGTCGAAGGGGATGTGGGGGTGATGCAAGGTGATGCCCATTTGCTGCGCCGTTTGGTGCGCAATTTGGTGGAAAATGCCTTGCGTCATGGTCGTGCACCTGTGCACGTCCGCGTGGCCTTTAAAGACAGCGAGGTGTATTTGGATGTGGTGGATGGAGGTGATGGTTTTTCGGGCGTGGACAGTGAACGGATTTTTGAGCCCTTTTACCGAGGTCATGCCAAAAGCAACAGCAAAGGCGTGGGTTTGGGCTTGTCGCTGGTGTATAAAATTGTGCAGCACCATGGTGGCCACGTTGCCATCATGCCTACCGCCCAAGGTGGGCATGTGCAGGTGGTGTTGCCTTCAGTTCATGCTGCTTAA
- a CDS encoding MraY family glycosyltransferase produces MSYFFIALACSFFTTLWLVHYHHVHAHISHDHELDGPQKFHETPVPRIGGIGIAVGLLGFLGLAFFKEHHRMDDILSLLLASSLAFGAGIAEDLTKRVSPLIRLIFTALAAIASGLLLAGATINRLDITGLDYLISFTVISFLFTAFSVAGIANSINIIDGFNGLSSVVVCTMLASLVYVSFMVNDTFVLSFSLALLGAIIGFFVWNYPSGHIFLGDGGAYLIGFLVADLAVVLVGRHLSVSPWYPVLLFMYPLIETLFSIYRRRLKRKPASVPDGVHLHSLIYRRMIRWVLGYQHISVERRNAMTSPYLWLLSSMAVIPATLFFKTTWILMFFCVLFIISYIWIYRRLVRFKAPSWLDWLHIGRHKTPKL; encoded by the coding sequence ATGAGTTATTTTTTTATTGCACTGGCTTGCTCGTTTTTCACCACCTTATGGCTGGTGCATTACCATCACGTGCACGCCCACATCTCTCATGACCACGAGTTGGACGGCCCTCAAAAATTCCATGAAACCCCCGTCCCTCGCATCGGCGGCATTGGCATTGCTGTCGGCTTACTGGGATTTTTAGGTCTCGCCTTTTTTAAAGAACACCACAGGATGGATGATATATTGTCCCTCTTACTTGCCAGCAGCTTGGCCTTTGGTGCGGGCATCGCCGAAGATTTAACCAAACGTGTGTCCCCCTTGATCCGATTAATTTTTACAGCACTGGCTGCCATCGCATCAGGCCTCTTACTCGCAGGCGCCACCATCAACCGCCTTGACATCACTGGTCTGGATTACCTGATCAGCTTCACCGTCATCAGTTTTTTATTCACTGCATTTTCCGTCGCAGGCATAGCCAATTCCATCAACATCATTGACGGCTTTAATGGCCTGTCTTCTGTGGTGGTGTGCACCATGTTGGCCTCTTTGGTGTATGTCTCATTCATGGTCAATGACACATTTGTCCTGTCTTTTTCATTGGCACTGCTGGGCGCCATCATTGGCTTTTTTGTCTGGAATTACCCATCCGGGCATATTTTCCTAGGTGATGGCGGTGCATACCTCATTGGTTTTTTGGTTGCTGACCTTGCCGTGGTCTTGGTTGGGCGGCATTTATCGGTGTCACCGTGGTACCCCGTTTTGCTCTTCATGTACCCATTGATTGAGACCTTGTTCTCGATCTACCGTCGGCGCCTCAAACGAAAACCCGCCAGCGTCCCCGACGGGGTGCACCTGCACAGTCTCATTTACCGCCGCATGATCCGTTGGGTGCTGGGTTATCAGCATATTTCCGTAGAACGGCGCAATGCCATGACCAGCCCCTATTTGTGGCTGCTGTCTTCGATGGCGGTGATCCCCGCCACCTTGTTTTTTAAGACCACATGGATCCTCATGTTCTTTTGTGTGTTGTTCATCATCAGCTACATCTGGATTTATCGGCGTTTGGTTCGATTCAAAGCCCCATCTTGGCTGGATTGGCTTCACATTGGTCGTCACAAAACGCCAAAGCTTTAA
- a CDS encoding response regulator, which translates to MGNAVLLIEDDVRLGELLVEYLSEAGFSVQHALTGAQGLASMQATPTPDVVVLDLMLPDMDGLDVCRQLRARSTVPILMLTARGDAMDRVVGLEMGADDYVPKPFEPRELLARLRAILRRGAPIASIVPANVMQFGRLSIDLDARQVLLDGQAKELTSYQFDLLVVLAERAGRVLSREVLMEALKQQSLEAFDRSIDVHISRVRAAIEDDVKQPKRILTVRGAGYVFARQQL; encoded by the coding sequence ATGGGCAATGCAGTGCTTTTAATTGAAGATGATGTGCGCTTGGGTGAGTTGTTGGTTGAATATTTGAGCGAGGCCGGTTTTTCTGTGCAACATGCGTTGACGGGTGCGCAAGGCTTGGCATCGATGCAAGCCACGCCAACGCCCGATGTGGTGGTGTTGGATTTGATGTTGCCTGATATGGATGGCTTGGATGTGTGTCGTCAACTGCGTGCGCGCTCTACGGTTCCGATTCTGATGCTCACAGCGCGCGGCGATGCGATGGATCGAGTGGTTGGGTTGGAGATGGGGGCGGACGATTATGTGCCCAAACCTTTTGAGCCACGTGAGTTGCTGGCGCGTTTGCGGGCGATTTTGCGGCGCGGTGCGCCGATTGCTTCTATTGTGCCCGCTAACGTGATGCAGTTTGGGCGTTTGTCGATTGATTTGGATGCGCGTCAGGTGCTGCTGGATGGTCAAGCCAAAGAGTTGACCAGTTATCAGTTTGATCTGTTGGTGGTGTTGGCGGAGCGAGCGGGGCGTGTGTTGTCACGCGAAGTGCTCATGGAGGCGTTGAAGCAGCAGAGCTTGGAGGCGTTTGATCGTTCAATTGATGTGCACATTTCACGTGTGCGCGCGGCGATTGAGGATGATGTGAAGCAGCCAAAGCGCATTTTAACCGTTCGTGGTGCGGGTTATGTGTTCGCCAGACAGCAACTTTAG
- a CDS encoding glutathione S-transferase family protein, with translation MQLIIGNKNYSSWSLRSWWLLKSIGTHFNEVVVPLGQPETRSVLLQYTPSGKVPVLINHEVSLWDTAAITEYMNESNIGVWPSDHIMRAYARAVSAEMHSGFMALRTEMPMNCSVRVKLTPSTACAADIARICAIWRDCRLNYGHLGPWLFGKWSAADAFFAPVVMRFNSYGVELDDVCSAYLHTVWFDPYIREWVADAAAETWSSPSTDAIAHAARALT, from the coding sequence ATGCAACTCATCATCGGTAATAAAAATTATTCGTCATGGTCTTTACGCTCTTGGTGGCTGCTCAAGTCCATTGGCACCCATTTCAATGAGGTGGTTGTACCGCTGGGACAACCAGAAACACGAAGCGTTTTGTTGCAATACACCCCTTCAGGCAAAGTACCCGTGCTCATCAATCATGAGGTTTCACTGTGGGACACTGCCGCCATCACCGAATACATGAACGAGAGCAACATTGGCGTTTGGCCATCTGATCACATCATGCGAGCCTATGCACGAGCGGTATCTGCTGAAATGCACAGCGGCTTTATGGCATTGCGCACAGAAATGCCAATGAATTGCTCTGTGCGCGTGAAACTCACCCCATCAACCGCATGCGCTGCGGACATCGCACGCATCTGTGCCATATGGCGCGACTGTCGCCTTAATTACGGCCACCTGGGCCCTTGGTTATTTGGCAAATGGAGTGCCGCCGATGCTTTTTTTGCCCCAGTGGTCATGCGCTTTAATTCATATGGTGTTGAGCTGGATGATGTTTGCTCCGCCTACCTGCACACCGTATGGTTTGACCCCTACATTCGCGAATGGGTGGCGGATGCCGCTGCTGAAACGTGGTCGTCTCCCTCCACCGATGCCATTGCGCACGCCGCACGGGCTTTGACTTGA
- the pgi gene encoding glucose-6-phosphate isomerase, protein MSTQPVQQPAWAALTAHRTSHATTSLPALLAADSTRPERYTAQAAGIALDYSRQLIDDDILSSFEQLLEQQDMKGWQAKMFGGEAINTSENRAVLHVALRGSYNGPDANIPLEVSENQSKYFTFAEAVRSGEIKSHSGEAFTDVVNLGIGGSDLGPRLICHALADKAATPRVHFVANLDPTEMQRVLMGLNPGTTMFILSSKSYSTMETQANAEAANAWLSAHFNADAAATASIKAAHFCAVSNNVKAVSGWGISLDRCFSLPEWVGGRFSLWSAVGLSIVIAIGEKGFRELLAGAHEMDQHFLNAPVRENLPALLAILGIWNTDFLGAQTHGVISYSERLRYLPDYLQQLEMESNGKCVDRDGNAVTYATSPALFGGLGTTTQHSFFQMLHQGTHLVPLDIISISAEDNIKSYDGDTRAEDLLLFAKAQSDALAYGIEALPASLRDAWQAKPSYSHFPASRPNTRIHLEHLTPSTLGALIAMYEHKTFLQGVVWYINSFDQWGVELGKVMFGAMK, encoded by the coding sequence ATGAGTACACAACCAGTACAACAACCCGCTTGGGCTGCGCTGACAGCACACCGCACCAGTCACGCAACAACTTCTTTACCTGCGCTTTTGGCCGCAGACAGCACCCGCCCTGAACGTTATACGGCACAGGCTGCTGGCATTGCACTCGACTACTCTCGTCAACTGATCGACGACGACATTCTCTCCTCTTTTGAACAACTGCTCGAACAGCAAGATATGAAAGGCTGGCAAGCAAAAATGTTTGGCGGCGAAGCCATCAACACCTCCGAGAACCGCGCGGTGTTGCATGTCGCCTTACGGGGTTCATACAACGGCCCTGATGCCAACATCCCCCTTGAAGTCAGCGAAAATCAAAGCAAGTATTTCACCTTTGCCGAAGCGGTGCGCAGCGGTGAAATCAAAAGCCACAGCGGCGAAGCTTTCACCGATGTCGTGAATCTGGGTATCGGCGGTTCCGACCTTGGCCCCCGATTGATTTGCCACGCGCTCGCGGACAAAGCCGCCACACCCCGTGTGCATTTTGTTGCCAACTTGGATCCAACGGAAATGCAACGCGTGTTGATGGGCTTAAACCCAGGCACCACGATGTTCATTCTGTCATCAAAAAGCTACTCGACAATGGAAACACAAGCCAATGCCGAAGCCGCCAACGCATGGCTCAGCGCCCATTTCAACGCAGATGCCGCCGCCACAGCCTCGATTAAAGCCGCACACTTCTGTGCCGTGTCAAACAACGTCAAAGCCGTCAGTGGCTGGGGCATTTCATTGGATCGTTGCTTCAGCTTACCCGAATGGGTGGGTGGCCGCTTCTCATTGTGGTCGGCAGTCGGTTTGTCGATTGTGATTGCGATTGGCGAAAAAGGCTTTCGCGAACTGCTCGCTGGCGCACACGAGATGGATCAACATTTCCTCAATGCCCCTGTACGCGAAAATTTACCTGCATTGCTCGCCATCCTTGGCATCTGGAACACCGATTTTCTCGGCGCACAAACCCACGGGGTCATCAGCTATTCCGAACGCTTGCGTTACCTGCCTGACTATTTACAACAGCTCGAAATGGAATCCAATGGCAAATGCGTGGACAGGGATGGCAACGCCGTCACTTACGCCACATCACCCGCCTTATTTGGCGGTTTGGGCACAACAACGCAGCACAGTTTTTTCCAAATGCTGCACCAGGGCACCCACCTCGTACCACTTGACATCATCAGCATTTCAGCCGAAGACAACATCAAATCATACGATGGCGACACCCGTGCAGAGGATTTACTCCTGTTTGCCAAGGCCCAATCGGATGCACTCGCCTACGGTATCGAAGCGCTGCCTGCCAGCCTGCGTGATGCATGGCAAGCAAAACCAAGCTACAGCCATTTCCCCGCCAGCCGTCCAAACACCCGCATTCACCTTGAACACCTCACCCCAAGCACATTGGGTGCACTGATTGCCATGTACGAACACAAAACCTTTTTACAAGGCGTGGTGTGGTATATCAATAGCTTTGACCAGTGGGGGGTTGAGCTGGGTAAAGTCATGTTTGGTGCCATGAAATAA
- a CDS encoding tyrosine-type recombinase/integrase, with amino-acid sequence MSKNMLTIRACDTFKPLDKPYKKFDGSGLYLEVMPLPSGAKYWRFKYAYLKTEKRISFGVYPEVSLAKARELRDAARLQVKEGKDPSVVKQENKRLAFKNAINTFKALALDWHNTKLANWTPYTAKRQLKILENELFPSLGHRPIAEITTPELLQVIRKVEDRDALEIAKRTLQVCNQVFMFAAQTGLCEANPAANLKGALQTRKVQHYKYLRDDDLPEFVEKLETNSADLEPTTLLATKLLALTFVRTIELRGAKWSEFNFDKNEWRVPAERMKMKVEHIVPLSTQALEVIAKLKVINGNREHLFPNVKNPRKMMSENTILFALYRMGYHSRATGHGFRATASTILNEQGYNRDHIERQLAHGEGNAVRAAYNHAQYLPERRKMMQDWADYFMAARLRRRKEVA; translated from the coding sequence ATGTCTAAAAACATGTTGACGATTCGCGCGTGCGACACTTTTAAACCACTTGATAAACCATATAAAAAATTTGATGGCAGCGGGCTTTATTTAGAAGTGATGCCCTTACCAAGTGGTGCTAAATATTGGCGTTTTAAATACGCTTATTTAAAAACTGAAAAGCGTATTTCGTTCGGTGTTTATCCTGAAGTGTCATTAGCCAAAGCAAGAGAGTTACGCGATGCGGCACGCTTGCAAGTTAAAGAGGGTAAAGACCCAAGCGTAGTGAAGCAAGAAAACAAACGACTGGCATTTAAAAATGCAATCAACACCTTTAAGGCTTTGGCTTTGGATTGGCACAATACAAAGTTAGCCAACTGGACACCGTACACAGCGAAGCGACAACTTAAAATCCTTGAAAATGAGTTGTTTCCCAGTTTGGGGCATCGCCCAATTGCAGAGATAACAACTCCTGAACTATTACAAGTCATTCGTAAAGTCGAAGACAGGGACGCATTAGAGATTGCCAAACGTACTCTACAAGTGTGCAACCAAGTATTTATGTTTGCGGCTCAAACAGGATTGTGTGAAGCAAACCCAGCCGCCAACTTGAAAGGCGCATTGCAAACAAGAAAGGTGCAGCACTATAAATACCTACGCGACGATGATTTACCCGAATTTGTCGAGAAGCTAGAAACCAACAGTGCAGACCTTGAACCGACTACGCTACTTGCCACAAAGTTACTCGCTTTAACCTTTGTGCGCACCATTGAGTTACGTGGGGCAAAGTGGAGCGAATTTAACTTCGATAAAAACGAGTGGCGAGTACCTGCCGAACGCATGAAAATGAAAGTTGAGCACATTGTGCCGTTGTCTACTCAAGCCTTGGAAGTTATAGCGAAACTTAAAGTAATCAATGGCAATCGTGAGCATCTATTTCCGAACGTTAAAAACCCACGCAAGATGATGAGTGAGAATACGATTCTATTTGCGCTGTATCGCATGGGTTATCACAGTCGAGCCACGGGGCATGGTTTCCGCGCAACAGCAAGCACCATCCTCAACGAGCAAGGTTATAACCGTGACCACATCGAACGCCAGTTAGCACATGGTGAGGGTAACGCAGTTAGAGCCGCGTATAACCATGCTCAATACTTACCTGAAAGACGAAAGATGATGCAAGACTGGGCTGACTACTTTATGGCTGCACGGCTGCGACGAAGGAAAGAAGTCGCCTAA
- the hpf gene encoding ribosome hibernation-promoting factor, HPF/YfiA family, translated as MNVQLSGHHVEVTPAIRDYLTEKLSRVRRHFDQVIDIHATFSVERSFQKAALRLHVKGHDFQAEDVENDLYAAIDLVVDKLDKQVLKYKNKNQEHHSDLKRQTA; from the coding sequence ATGAACGTTCAACTCAGCGGTCATCACGTCGAAGTTACCCCGGCCATTCGCGATTATTTGACAGAAAAACTTTCACGCGTTCGTCGACACTTCGATCAAGTCATCGACATTCATGCTACTTTTTCAGTGGAACGCAGCTTTCAAAAAGCAGCATTGCGCTTACATGTAAAAGGCCATGATTTTCAAGCTGAAGATGTTGAAAACGACTTATATGCCGCCATCGACTTGGTCGTCGACAAGTTGGACAAACAAGTGCTGAAGTACAAGAATAAAAACCAAGAGCATCATTCTGACCTGAAACGCCAAACTGCTTAA
- a CDS encoding phosphomannomutase/phosphoglucomutase, producing the protein MNEGTIVRSIFKAYDVRGVVDDALTESAVYRIGHALGAEACERGLGAVVVGRDGRVSGERLLNALAQGIIQAGVDVIDVGMVPTPVVYFATRYLGTGSGVAVTGSHNPPQHNGLKMMLAGETLHGERIVGLYDRIVADSMYTASHKGRVMQANVLPAYVDAIQKDVQLARPMKIAIDCGNGVGGVAAMEVFTRLGCDVTPLFCEVDGTFPNHHPDPADPHNLIDLQKILHDGDAEVGLAFDGDADRLGVVTKDGQIIYADRLIMLFAQDILKNHQDAQVIFDAKCSAHLSPWIVASGGRPVMWKTGHSLMKAKLRELGRDAVFAGEMSGHFYFNDRWAGFDDGLYAGARLLEILSRCASINPDETLSGHANGRVSERLNGLPQGLSTPEINLHIKEGEGVSLVQAFKAHAAFDAQLNAVDGLRYDFVDGFGLIRASNTTAVVVLRFEANDEVALKRIQSAFRDVLRLIAPTLHVPF; encoded by the coding sequence ATGAATGAGGGGACGATTGTAAGAAGTATTTTTAAAGCCTACGATGTGCGTGGTGTGGTCGATGATGCCTTGACGGAGTCAGCGGTCTATCGCATTGGTCATGCGCTGGGTGCGGAGGCCTGTGAACGTGGCCTGGGTGCTGTGGTGGTTGGGCGCGATGGGCGCGTGTCGGGTGAGCGGTTGTTAAATGCTTTGGCACAGGGCATCATTCAAGCGGGCGTTGATGTGATTGATGTGGGCATGGTGCCCACACCCGTGGTGTATTTCGCTACGCGTTATCTGGGGACTGGATCGGGTGTTGCGGTCACAGGCAGTCACAATCCACCGCAGCACAATGGTTTAAAAATGATGCTTGCGGGTGAAACGTTGCACGGTGAGCGCATTGTGGGTTTATATGACCGCATCGTTGCCGACAGCATGTACACGGCTTCACATAAAGGGCGGGTCATGCAAGCGAATGTGTTGCCAGCCTATGTGGATGCCATTCAAAAGGACGTTCAATTGGCGCGCCCCATGAAAATTGCCATTGATTGCGGCAATGGTGTGGGGGGTGTGGCGGCGATGGAGGTGTTTACCCGTTTGGGGTGTGATGTCACGCCTTTGTTTTGTGAGGTGGATGGTACGTTTCCCAATCACCATCCCGATCCAGCCGATCCGCACAACTTAATTGATTTGCAAAAAATTTTGCATGACGGTGATGCAGAAGTGGGCTTGGCGTTTGATGGTGATGCGGATCGTTTGGGGGTGGTGACCAAAGATGGACAGATCATTTATGCCGATCGTTTGATCATGTTGTTTGCGCAAGACATATTGAAAAATCACCAAGACGCGCAGGTGATTTTTGATGCCAAATGCAGCGCACATTTGTCGCCGTGGATTGTTGCGAGTGGCGGTCGACCTGTGATGTGGAAAACAGGGCATTCGTTGATGAAAGCCAAACTGCGTGAACTTGGCCGTGATGCGGTTTTTGCGGGCGAGATGAGCGGGCATTTTTACTTCAATGACCGCTGGGCGGGATTTGATGATGGCTTGTATGCGGGCGCACGTTTGCTTGAAATTTTATCCCGATGTGCGTCGATAAATCCCGATGAAACCTTGAGTGGACATGCGAATGGACGTGTGAGTGAGCGATTGAATGGCTTGCCACAAGGCCTTTCCACACCCGAAATCAACCTGCACATCAAAGAAGGTGAGGGCGTGTCATTGGTGCAGGCTTTTAAAGCGCATGCTGCATTTGACGCCCAGTTGAATGCCGTTGATGGCTTGCGCTATGATTTTGTTGATGGCTTTGGTCTGATTCGGGCGTCAAACACAACCGCTGTTGTGGTGTTGCGCTTTGAGGCAAATGATGAGGTTGCGTTGAAACGCATTCAATCGGCTTTCCGAGATGTGCTGCGATTGATTGCACCTACTTTGCACGTTCCATTTTGA
- a CDS encoding DUF1311 domain-containing protein: protein MPMLPIDSSTVSTLAVVCAVLVFVFAFSSGMKPAAALLVAVVVGFVLKAIGFIPIGFMAIAICSLVVGIFKNFMGGNSNPPPQGGLPMAIKEQGSKEEHTPVLDNDVHDFLIQESGGMQLTNSTSTANPIHTEPKKPLPKTNTSLHFGFLIGLLVIVALVVYLLVKQNNENSSNYQPTRSTNSPTPISSPVAPTVTNTPQVPTTPISQANQEAMLMQKCDTFAVEHSRKSYTLTSQEHKEDYDKLYNSCLAEDSKPTDSSTPLIVRDYELLKAYQAIKIDNDHARYLLTEVWNMLPEQTKSADGFWLNDQRAWVKSKQKACGKVVQGKDVSALTNEQLVAEAVLLKCDTDANLERAKLVGRVSGDTSQTNNAQ from the coding sequence ATGCCAATGTTACCTATTGATAGCTCGACTGTTTCCACCTTGGCAGTTGTTTGTGCAGTGTTGGTTTTTGTATTTGCTTTTTCAAGTGGAATGAAACCAGCCGCCGCCCTACTTGTTGCGGTGGTTGTTGGTTTTGTACTCAAGGCAATAGGTTTTATTCCAATTGGGTTTATGGCAATTGCTATATGTTCGCTTGTTGTGGGTATATTTAAAAACTTTATGGGGGGAAATAGCAACCCGCCTCCACAAGGTGGTTTGCCTATGGCGATAAAGGAGCAAGGAAGTAAAGAGGAGCACACGCCAGTTTTAGACAATGACGTACACGATTTTTTGATTCAAGAATCAGGGGGTATGCAACTGACTAACTCAACAAGCACTGCTAACCCAATTCATACTGAGCCAAAAAAGCCATTACCTAAAACTAATACAAGTCTACATTTTGGTTTTTTAATTGGCTTGCTTGTAATAGTTGCTTTGGTTGTTTACTTGTTGGTTAAGCAGAATAATGAAAATTCAAGCAACTATCAACCCACCCGTTCAACCAATAGCCCAACTCCAATAAGTTCGCCCGTTGCTCCGACGGTTACAAACACCCCACAAGTACCAACCACCCCAATATCACAAGCAAATCAAGAAGCCATGTTGATGCAAAAGTGCGATACGTTTGCAGTTGAACACAGCCGTAAAAGCTATACACTCACGTCACAAGAGCACAAAGAAGATTACGATAAACTTTATAACTCGTGTTTAGCCGAAGATAGCAAGCCTACTGATTCATCAACTCCGCTAATCGTTAGAGATTATGAGTTGTTAAAGGCTTATCAAGCAATCAAAATTGACAATGACCATGCCCGTTATTTACTTACTGAAGTGTGGAATATGCTGCCAGAGCAGACTAAAAGTGCTGATGGTTTTTGGCTAAACGACCAACGCGCATGGGTCAAATCAAAACAAAAAGCATGTGGAAAAGTTGTGCAAGGCAAAGATGTTAGTGCCTTGACTAACGAACAATTAGTTGCCGAGGCTGTACTGTTGAAATGTGATACCGATGCAAATTTAGAGCGGGCTAAATTAGTTGGTCGAGTTTCGGGGGATACTTCACAAACAAACAATGCTCAGTAA